The following are encoded in a window of Castanea sativa cultivar Marrone di Chiusa Pesio chromosome 9, ASM4071231v1 genomic DNA:
- the LOC142610121 gene encoding serine/threonine-protein kinase-like protein CCR1 — protein MQILKTLSGFSQSLPLFPLLLLLCCTIASGFGSMGPISAAFGQNGFFCAIDASGKQNVICWAKNSSSSSPSSSSASAYLNNIPAMAALSGGEGFLCGILANTSQAYCWSPNSSGIDLVPSIYQTTAYSHIAAGKNHVCAIRGSYYSDHDSGIIDCWEIVKKSNNFLSSKQSTLFYNQSISNFVFKIVVSGDGFSCGGLREGGVVCWGPNSASLGVSNILENYVVLASGRSSLCGISEMSNEVKCWGDGNSYVAPPIGIKFVSLTAGANHFCGIRGDNHGVECWGIFNLSSVPKGSGFMAIASSDFVTCGIREDDLVLDCWLVNSPSPPDYDPPLELCSPGLCTPASCSTGQFAYNASRLNEPDLTSLCIRKDLKICSPCGSNCSEGFFLSSSCSENADRACTACSLCQNSSCWDVCRLQSSPKMDQKHWNHLRRLVLIIGSSISGLLFILVGWCLLPCMRTTQKVEGTKRHFNSCMGKPKLETDPIADLQPPLSVAPCPGMAQIFRLSELKDATNGFKEFNELGRGSYGFVYKAVLSDGRQVAVKRANAATIIHSNNRDFEMELEILCKIRHCNIVNLLGYCSEMGERLLIYEYMPHGTLHDHLHGGLSPLNWSLRLKVSMQAAKGLEYLHKELVPPIAHRDVKTSNILLDSDWGARIADFGLVTSNDKDLSGDLESDVYNFGIVLLEILSGRKAYDRDCMPPSIVEWAVPLIKQGKAAGIIDRFVALPRNVEPLLKLADLAEVAVRENPSERPTMSDVASRLEQIFKDGLIL, from the coding sequence ATGCAAATCCTCAAAACACTTTCTGGGTTTTCTCAATCTCTACCTCTTTTTCCACTTCTTCTGCTTCTTTGCTGCACCATTGCATCTGGGTTCGGATCAATGGGACCCATCTCTGCCGCATTTGGCCAAAACGGGTTCTTCTGTGCCATTGACGCGAGTGGCAAGCAGAACGTTATTTGCTGGGCGAAGAACAGCTCTTCTTCATCACCATCATCGTCTTCGGCCTCTGCTTATCTCAACAACATTCCTGCAATGGCTGCTCTCTCTGGCGGGGAAGGTTTTCTATGTGGCATTCTAGCAAACACTTCGCAAGCTTATTGTTGGAGCCCAAACAGTTCAGGTATAGATCTCGTGCCTTCAATATATCAAACCACTGCTTATTCTCATATAGCCGCGGGCAAGAATCATGTTTGTGCTATTAGAGGGTCTTATTACTCTGATCATGATTCGGGCATCATTGACTGTTGggaaattgtgaaaaaatccaataattttttgagTTCTAAACAGAGTACTCTGTTTTATAATCAGTCCATTAGCAACTTTGTTTTTAAGATAGTTGTGTCTGGTGATGGATTTAGTTGTGGTGGTCTCAGAGAAGGTGGGGTTGTTTGTTGGGGACCAAACTCAGCAAGTCTGGGGGTTTCTAACATATTGGAGAATTATGTAGTTTTAGCTTCAGGGAGAAGTTCTCTTTGTGGGATTTCAGAAATGTCTAATGAAGTGAAATGTTGGGGTGATGGTAATTCATATGTTGCCCCTCCAATTGGTATTAAGTTTGTGTCTCTGACGGCTGGTGCTAACCATTTTTGCGGTATACGTGGGGACAATCATGGGGTGGAGTGTTGGGGGATCTTTAATTTGTCTTCTGTTCCAAAGGGTTCCGGGTTTATGGCAATAGCATCATCTGATTTTGTTACTTGTGGTATTAGAGAGGATGATTTGGTTCTTGATTGCTGGCTTGTCAATTCCCCTTCACCGCCTGATTATGATCCTCCATTGGAATTGTGCAGCCCGGGTCTTTGTACTCCTGCTTCCTGTAGCACAGGGCAATTTGCTTATAATGCAAGTCGTCTTAATGAGCCCGATTTGACAAGCTTGTGTATACGGAAAGATCTTAAGATTTGTTCACCTTGTGGGTCAAATTGTTCTGAAGGTTTCTTCTTGTCTAGTTCATGTTCTGAGAATGCTGACAGAGCATGCACCGCTTGCTCTCTTTGCCAGAACAGCTCTTGTTGGGATGTTTGTCGACTTCAATCATCTCCGAAGATGGATCAGAAGCATTGGAATCACTTGCGTAGATTGGTGCTCATTATTGGGTCTTCTATTTCAGGTTTGTTATTCATATTGGTTGGCTGGTGTCTTCTTCCGTGCATGAGGACTACCCAAAAAGTGGAAGGGACCAAAAGACATTTCAATTCTTGCATGGGCAAGCCGAAGTTAGAAACTGACCCTATTGCTGATTTGCAGCCTCCTCTTTCTGTTGCTCCCTGTCCCGGGATGGCTCAAATTTTCCGACTCTCAGAGCTAAAAGATGCCACTAATGGGTTCAAGGAATTTAATGAGCTTGGCAGGGGAAGTTATGGTTTTGTTTATAAAGCTGTTCTTTCAGATGGGCGGCAAGTTGCAGTCAAAAGGGCAAATGCTGCCACAATAATTCACTCTAACAATCGTGACTTTGAAATGGAGTTGGAAATCCTTTGCAAAATCCGGCATTGTAATATTGTGAACTTGTTAGGTTATTGCTCAGAAATGGGTGAGAGGCTGCTCATTTATGAGTATATGCCTCATGGGACACTTCATGACCACCTCCATGGTGGTCTTTCTCCTTTGAATTGGAGCCTCCGGTTGAAGGTTTCAATGCAGGCTGCTAAGGGACTTGAGTACCTTCACAAGGAACTTGTGCCTCCAATTGCCCATCGGGATGTGAAGACTTCAAATATTCTTTTGGATTCTGATTGGGGAGCACGAATTGCAGACTTTGGCCTTGTTACTTCAAATGACAAAGATCTTAGTGGAGATTTAGAAAGTGATGTTTACAACTTTGGAATTGTACTGCTAGAGATTCTCAGTGGAAGGAAAGCATATGACAGAGATTGTATGCCTCCAAGTATAGTTGAGTGGGCAGTGCCCTTAATCAAACAGGGTAAGGCAGCTGGAATAATTGATCGGTTTGTGGCACTTCCAAGAAATGTTGAACCTCTACTTAAACTTGCTGATTTAGCAGAGGTAGCTGTGAGGGAAAATCCTAGCGAGCGTCCTACCATGTCAGATGTGGCATCTCGGCTGgaacaaattttcaaagatgGATTGATCTTGTAG